The window TTTGACGGTATGTTAAATAAGACCATTGTGTCGTGGAACTCATTACTTGTTGGTTACATTAGAAACAAAGATTTAGAGTCAGCTAGGAAGATATTCAATGAGATGCCGGAAAAGGATATTGTATCTTGGAACACGATGCTTAATGCTTTGGTTCAAGAAAGTATGTTTGATGAAGCAATTGAATTGTTCCGAGAGATGCaattaaaggaaataaaaGTAGACAGGGTGACAATGGTAGAAGTTGCATCGGCATGTGGAAATCTTGGAGCTCTCGAACTCGCTAAGTGGGTATATTCCCATATTGTAAAGAACGCTATCTATTGTGATATGTTGCTTGAGACAGCATTGGTTGATATGTTTGCTAGGTGTGGTGACCCTCATAGTGCAATGAATGTGTTCAACAATATGCATAGAAAAGACGTCTCAGCATGGACAGCAGCCATTGGAGCAATGGCTGTGAATGGGAATGGTGATCGGGCTATAGAACTTTACAATGAGATGCTAAGGCAAGGGGTGAAACCAGATCAAGTAGTTTTTGTAAACATATTAACGGCTTGTAGCCATGGTGGTTTCGTGGAACAAGGGGAACACATATTTGAGTCAATGAAGCAACATGGTCTCTCTCCGCAGATTGTTCATTACGGTTGCATGGTTGATCTATTAGGTCGTGCAGGTAAGTTAGAAGAAGCTCTAGATATTATAGAGAGCATGCCAATGAGACCTAATGGGATTATATGGGGATCTCTATTGGCTGCATGCCGTACCCATAAAAACATTGATATGGCGACATTTGCAGCTGAAAGGTTGGCAGAAGTGGCTCCAGAAAAGACCGGGATTCATATACTTCTATCAAACATATATGCCTCAGCTGAAAAGTGGGATGATGTTGCCAACGTGAGGCTACAATTGAAGGAGAAAGGAGTTCAAAAAATGCCTGGTTCAAGCTCAATACAAGTCGATGGAGTTATTCACGAGTTTACCTCAGGTGACAGATCACACCCAGAAAATTACAGCATTGACATGATGTTAAACGAAATTACCAGCAGGCTTGGGGATGTTGGCTACGTTCCTGACGTGACCAATGTTCTTCTTGACGTAAATGAGCAGGAAAAACAATATCTACTCAATCGACACAGCGAGAAGCTGGCCGTGGCTTACGGGCTTATAAGTACAAAAAAGCATGTACCAATTCGTGTTATGAAGAATCTCCGAATGTGTTCAGACTGTcattcatttgccaaatacATTTCAAAAGTGTATCATAGGGAAATAACAGTACGTGATAATAATAGGTTTCACGTCTTTAGACAAGGGTCTTGTTCATGTGGTGATTATTGGTAATGTAATTCTCAGATAGGAAAGAAGTGTAAGATAAATATGCATCTTCAATATTGATTTACATTCGTTCTTTGCTACAACAGTAAATGCAGTCAACTAGTGAACAGACAGATAGCAACAATGGACAGATGAAGCAATGCTGGAGCTCCTTACAGTGAAGTGCAATGTGACAAAAGAACTATGCTGTTTCTATTACAATTCACATTGTCACTGACATGTTAGCCTTCTAGAAAATGCTATAGTATCAACACAGAGCAGAACATAACTGAAAGCAGCCTTCATAGTTGGGGGAAAATAGAGTCAACATACGCTTGGTGCATCGGGTCTGATAACCAGAGTTTAGCAACATGATGATGTGATGAGGTGCGCCTATGAATCTCTTCAACCAGCCATACAGTTGCTTCAGCTTTACTCGGATGAATTACAGTATCCAATGGCTTATATTCATCCGCACTTCCTAACCGTAATTGATCCCATTGTTTGAGTAGAATGTTAGTCAAGTAGTGCAAAGGTTGGCCATAAAGTTGCTTTATAGATTTGCCTAAACCCATCCAAGTTGTAAATGGTATCACAGAACCACGTTGTGCTGGGATTTGGATCTGTTTCATGTATTCTTGATACATTTCCGCCCTTTTCATCAACATACCTGCATCGTTAGAAGACATTTCAAAGAAGATCCTATTTTCAAAGcttatgaatttgaaaattatatacacATCAGCATTGATTATCAGAGCCTTCGAATTGAACTTGATCTCACTCATGCAAGGCCAAAATACCTTCAGATGTCATTTCTTTGGCTGGAATTTTGAAATCGTCTAGGGAAGGCTTGAACTCATATCCATCATTTTGTATTGCTGCTTCTGAATCAGAGGAAGAAGATTCACCTGATGATATAATATCTACTTGTTCATTCCAGGGCATTGGCCTCttcattttgtaaattatgtGATTCTGGACAAGAAGAGATCATGGTTTTGTTAGTAACCATACCGATCAATACAGAACAGCTTACAAAATACCAACACGGTTAAAAATCCATTGATCATGCAAAGAGTTAGAATTATGAGATGCcaaccaaactaaaatagaacaGATCCTGTTCAAGTAAGGTTGTATTTGGGAAGGAGGACTTCAACCTCTAACCTCTAGGTCAATAGTGTATGTCGTGTACCACTTAAGCGATGGTTGGATTCTCTAAAGATTACTATTGAGAAGGAAAAGTGCACCAACAGCTTTTAGTTGCCATGAAACAGAATGTACTTCAGAATCGTGAGATGAAGACGAAGTGAGGCCGATAAAGAGGAAGCTGAGacagagagagagggagaggaagCTTTATGGCCAATGGAGATGGTGGGAGGAGACGAAAGATCGAGAAATTGAGAAGAGAAGTGGGAAGCGGCTGGCAGTCAAGTGAAGGGTAACCCAGTCAAGAGAAGGGTAACCCTAGTTTAggaaactaataaataaatactacGATGGATGTTCATCCCTCCAAGAAACATTCTAGGTAGGCAACCCCATCAAAACGACGATAGACAATTACAATCAACATctcaaacaaccaaataaacaAGAAGTTTTCATACAAATGCAGGCAGCAACCCATCGGATCCTGTAAGAAAAATGATGCAAACTCACCAACGACGGACGataagaagaaaggaagaagatgggTTTTGATTATTGGACAGGAAGAAACAGTGAACATTGTAATCTGAGTGGATTTTCTACATAAACAAAGAGGGCAATGGATCGATGGAAAGAGAGAGTGATGTTGAGTTGAGTACCTTCGAGGGTTGAATCGTAAAGCTGAAGCTGTTCGTCGATGTGGGCTTCAGGACGAATAACCAGTGGAGCTCGTTAATTCAACAAGTTCGAATTTTGAGACACAGAGTTTTGAGTTTTGCGCGAGGGGAGATCGGAGATAGTAAGGGCGTAAACGGTTTGGATGTGAGATATTCTCAGTTGGgttttcaaccattttcaacccaacccattcACTAAAATATAGGTTAAGTTTGattgtatttttctaatataaatgatttattcgattaaagaaatgaaaaatatataaaaaatgatccAATCCTTTAAACGTTCAATCTAACATATGTAATATGGGTGAGTTGTCAGATTACTCGATTTCTTTTTACATTCCTAGAAGATAATTTAGAATTGATTCAAATGGTCGGTTCAATAATTTTCGAATGACATAACTCTTTGTTCACAAAATCTTTCACCTCCAATTATCCATCTCATTAACATTCTTTGTTCAATTTACATATTGTATCTATATGCGagagttgaaaattaaatataaaaagaaaaatgattaatcTAAACTCGAATAAatttttgaagtaattttgatttgattgaaaCCTTATGCACAATATGAAATGATTAATTGTGATTTAATGtgttaaatatttaactttattaaaaataaaacactcAATTAGGTTTATAGATGGAAATGATAGTATCTCAATCTTACAAAAATTGTAGATgaataaattgagaaaaaaaattcatgtaaaaatttatttaaaagattaaaaaatattaaaaatagtcaatgaaaatattagtATTGCAAGAATTCTATTCAcattaaaatttggttttcataaatattttcttactATAACCTAAATTATTTTGCTACCCAACTTGAGTTTGACATTACAATCACAAACTCAcatattttccttttgagaTCAACTTGTACATGTTTCTCAACCAAACCTTCTACCCTTACTACATCGACCTAGATCGTCGGATCCTCTAACTTTTTGAACAAGTAAAGCTGGTAAGAAGAAGCTTGACTAGATGAGCGATTTCAAAGTGAACAAAATAAGTATGATGCTAACATGGCAGAAGCTTTGAAAAGCTTTGAAAGGAAAACATTAATAGGAACTATAAACTCCATGGTTGTTATATTGGGGAGGGCTTAAATAATAGACTTCTGTGGGAGCTGGTGAATGAGATGAGTCCTTTAGTCGGGTACGCAAGTTTGGAGACAAATGAGTAAGGTTATAATGATGCATGGGAGAGCCAGTAGGTGTCACCTATCAGGAGGATAAAGAAATATGGGTTTTGGTACAGACACAAACCATGAAtgttttgatatcaaaattGTGTTCAAATGGTGTAAACATCCCTTTATACAAGAACATTTATACTCAAATGGTGCAACAGTTTGACAACAACAATATGTAGATCATTCTAAAAATCATGACCATAAAAGATCATTTATGacttttaaattatcatcTTTAGCCATTCACTATGAATGGATTTGACAATCAATGTtcatgaattgaaaatataatagaaacaatGAAATATTGTTGGGAAGAAGTATACAAAAATCTTCcccttttttaatttgtctGCAATGGAACTTAACTGATGGTAAAAAGACTCACTCATATAACTAAATAAGGTAACCTACGTCTAATTGGAAGGGTTGAAATGTAGAAAGCAGCAGCCTTTTTGCTTGATGAGGCTCTTTCCTATGTAAATACATATAAGCTTTTCAAGCTACTATTATGTAATTAGTGTCTTAGAGACGTCGTTTAGCAACAACGGATAAGAGGGAGTTTAGAGACCTTGAGCGGATGTTCGACTTCAATTTCCTTCTTGTTGGTATTTGCATTCCAGATCTTCCCAAAAACTCCTCAATTAGCCTGTATAACAATATGCAGTAAATAGAAATCCCGCGAAaggataaaacaaaaatgtaactGGAGGACTATGTGGGTGTTCATACATGCTGCAGAATGACTTCTGTGAATCTGCTCGTTCACGGTCGGGGAATGATTCCTCCAGTCGGAAACTCAACCAAACATAGAGATCCAACACCTTCAAATTCAATAGCAAAAGATGTGAACTTAGGGCTTGAATATAAGGAAGTAGACAACTAGTAaaactaaaagcaaaaaacAGGTTAATTAACTTTGGCTACTCTCTTTTGCAACCAAAAACGCTTGCCGATAAAGCATGGAAAAGC of the Cucumis sativus cultivar 9930 chromosome 3, Cucumber_9930_V3, whole genome shotgun sequence genome contains:
- the LOC101203937 gene encoding protein RDM1, whose amino-acid sequence is MKRPMPWNEQVDIISSGESSSSDSEAAIQNDGYEFKPSLDDFKIPAKEMTSEGMLMKRAEMYQEYMKQIQIPAQRGSVIPFTTWMGLGKSIKQLYGQPLHYLTNILLKQWDQLRLGSADEYKPLDTVIHPSKAEATVWLVEEIHRRTSSHHHVAKLWLSDPMHQAYVDSIFPQL
- the LOC105434834 gene encoding pentatricopeptide repeat-containing protein At3g22690; its protein translation is MAANLFPTISIPPNFIKPTTQNDSKHTPPHHFQIGLFKSCKTIDELGQLHCYALKQGLIRKQSTVTKLISTCVEMGTSESLDFARKAFELFHEDGEANVTLFMYNLLIRGYSAAGLYDEAISLYVQMIEFGFMPDNFTFPFVLSACAKTAAFVEGIQLHGALLKIGLEGDMFVANSLIHLYAEGGEFLFARKVFDGMLERNVVSWTSLICGYSRTDFFGEAVALFFQMIEAGVKPNSVTMVCVISACAKLKDLELAKRLHAYIEESEMELNTHMVNALADMFMKCGETGAAKRLYDECVDKNLVLCNTIMSNYARHGMPNEVLAVLVDMLQLDLRPDRVSLLPAISACGQMGDYLLGKCCHNYSLRNGYEGWDNICNAMIDMYMKCGKQEMAYRVFDGMLNKTIVSWNSLLVGYIRNKDLESARKIFNEMPEKDIVSWNTMLNALVQESMFDEAIELFREMQLKEIKVDRVTMVEVASACGNLGALELAKWVYSHIVKNAIYCDMLLETALVDMFARCGDPHSAMNVFNNMHRKDVSAWTAAIGAMAVNGNGDRAIELYNEMLRQGVKPDQVVFVNILTACSHGGFVEQGEHIFESMKQHGLSPQIVHYGCMVDLLGRAGKLEEALDIIESMPMRPNGIIWGSLLAACRTHKNIDMATFAAERLAEVAPEKTGIHILLSNIYASAEKWDDVANVRLQLKEKGVQKMPGSSSIQVDGVIHEFTSGDRSHPENYSIDMMLNEITSRLGDVGYVPDVTNVLLDVNEQEKQYLLNRHSEKLAVAYGLISTKKHVPIRVMKNLRMCSDCHSFAKYISKVYHREITVRDNNRFHVFRQGSCSCGDYW